A part of Desulfonispora thiosulfatigenes DSM 11270 genomic DNA contains:
- a CDS encoding ABC transporter ATP-binding protein has translation MQKELLQIKGLKTHFFTGDVPVKAVDGVDLVVDKGQTLGIVGESGSGKSVTSLSIMRLIANPPGKIVAGEIIFEGRDLLKISDNEMREIRGNEISMIFQDPMTALNPSFTVGDQIAETIKLHQNCDKKQALEKAVEMLTLVGIPEPRERVKQYPHEFSGGMRQRAMIAMGLSCNPKLLIADEPTTALDVTVQAQILKLMKKLQQEFNTAIIMITHDLGVVAETCDFVAVMYAGKCVEYTDVYSLFEKPLHPYTLGLLNSQPKLDRIERDKLNPIKGNPPNLRSLKPGCSFAPRCTYAKDICHKDKPELQEVKKGHKVACHFWETLANTQQGVN, from the coding sequence ATGCAAAAAGAGTTATTGCAAATAAAAGGATTGAAGACCCATTTTTTTACTGGTGATGTTCCTGTCAAGGCTGTTGATGGAGTTGATCTAGTAGTAGATAAGGGTCAAACCTTAGGAATTGTAGGAGAATCTGGTTCTGGAAAAAGTGTTACTTCTTTATCTATTATGAGACTTATTGCAAACCCTCCAGGAAAAATAGTTGCCGGTGAAATTATTTTTGAAGGAAGAGATTTACTGAAAATTTCAGATAACGAAATGAGAGAAATTAGGGGAAATGAAATTTCTATGATTTTTCAAGACCCAATGACCGCTTTAAATCCTTCTTTTACTGTGGGAGATCAAATTGCGGAAACAATTAAATTACATCAAAATTGTGATAAAAAACAAGCTCTTGAAAAGGCAGTAGAAATGTTAACTTTAGTTGGCATTCCTGAGCCACGAGAAAGGGTTAAGCAATATCCCCATGAGTTTAGTGGTGGTATGAGACAAAGGGCTATGATTGCAATGGGATTATCCTGCAATCCAAAACTTTTAATTGCTGATGAACCAACTACAGCCCTAGATGTAACCGTGCAAGCACAAATCTTAAAACTTATGAAAAAATTACAACAAGAATTTAATACAGCTATAATTATGATAACTCATGATTTAGGAGTTGTAGCAGAAACTTGTGATTTTGTAGCAGTAATGTATGCAGGAAAATGTGTTGAATATACAGATGTTTATTCTTTATTTGAAAAACCATTACACCCATATACTTTAGGTCTTTTAAATTCTCAGCCTAAACTTGATCGGATTGAAAGGGATAAATTAAATCCCATAAAGGGTAATCCTCCTAATTTACGTAGTCTAAAACCAGGGTGTAGCTTTGCTCCAAGGTGTACTTATGCTAAAGATATTTGCCATAAGGATAAGCCAGAACTACAAGAAGTTAAAAAAGGTCATAAAGTAGCTTGTCAT
- a CDS encoding DUF1177 domain-containing protein, which translates to MLKQAIDIYELLDSPKVNGLEVVEFFKAQGIENVSFQTVMGEKGSTDFVRIFIPGTQGKSTGGTAPTLGIVGRLGGIGARPEAIGFVSDGDGCAAALTSALKLGKMHNLGDKLAGDIIINTHICPDAPTLPHEPVPFMDSPVDIITMNQYEVEKEMDAIISLDTTKGNKIMNYKGIAISPTVKEGYILKTSSDLVDILEIVTGNAANVFPLSQQDITPYGNGLYHINSILQPAVATSAPVVGVAITAGVPVPGCATGASHIVDIGLAARFTIEVAKVFGTKQISLYDANEFERIQKLYGSMKVFQTLGEK; encoded by the coding sequence ATGCTAAAACAAGCAATTGATATATATGAATTATTAGATAGTCCTAAAGTAAATGGATTAGAAGTGGTAGAATTTTTTAAAGCTCAAGGCATTGAAAATGTAAGCTTTCAAACGGTTATGGGCGAAAAAGGCTCAACAGATTTTGTAAGAATATTTATTCCAGGTACACAAGGTAAATCCACAGGTGGAACTGCCCCAACCCTTGGGATTGTTGGGCGTTTAGGTGGTATAGGAGCAAGACCAGAGGCTATTGGTTTTGTTTCTGATGGGGATGGATGTGCAGCAGCATTAACTTCAGCTTTAAAGTTAGGAAAAATGCATAATTTAGGTGATAAATTAGCTGGTGATATAATTATTAATACTCATATTTGTCCAGATGCACCTACATTACCACATGAACCTGTTCCTTTTATGGATTCCCCAGTTGATATTATAACTATGAATCAATATGAAGTAGAAAAAGAAATGGATGCAATAATTTCTCTTGATACTACTAAGGGTAATAAAATAATGAATTATAAAGGTATAGCTATATCTCCAACGGTAAAGGAAGGCTATATTCTAAAAACAAGTAGCGATTTAGTTGATATTTTAGAAATAGTTACAGGTAATGCTGCTAATGTTTTTCCACTAAGTCAACAAGATATTACTCCTTATGGTAATGGACTTTATCATATAAATAGTATTTTACAACCAGCTGTAGCCACATCTGCACCTGTAGTAGGGGTAGCCATTACAGCAGGAGTACCTGTGCCAGGATGTGCAACAGGTGCAAGTCATATTGTAGATATTGGACTAGCTGCAAGATTTACTATTGAAGTTGCTAAAGTATTTGGTACAAAACAAATTTCACTATATGATGCCAACGAATTTGAAAGAATTCAAAAATTATATGGCTCTATGAAAGTATTCCAAACATTAGGTGAAAAATAG